In Engraulis encrasicolus isolate BLACKSEA-1 chromosome 15, IST_EnEncr_1.0, whole genome shotgun sequence, the genomic window ACTACAGGTTAGTGTTCACACTAACACTGACATGGTGGCATTTTAACACCATGAAATTGTTGAATCTTAATTGAAAGCCTACTCCAACAGTGTCACTTTTTAACTACAGGTTAGTGTTCACACTAACACTGACATGGTGGCATTTTAACACCATGAAATTGTTGAATCTTAATTGAAAGCCTACTCCAACAGTGTTAATTTCTTACTATAATGCAGTGTTACATCCTCACTAACCTGGTGGTGATCAATATCtcctttatttttttgtcttttaacaATATAATTCTTCTAGGCCAACAGTATGGttaaggcataagcaaactaatTACAGCATCAattaaaaatacatacaaaagAATGGAATATTACACATGTTTTATTTTGATCACATTGCGTTCAGAAGAGACAACAATCTGGGACAATATAGAACAAAGCATCGCACCCATAGGGCATCTGAACATCAAATGGTTTGCTGTGGTGCATATCAAGAATGTCCATTTTCACTCAAGTTTTGAGGCAAGTTCAAAGATTCCTCAGAAGAGAAACTTCTATCCAGGGGCAGAGCCGGCGTACCAAAGGATAGTCCATGTGAAGAACTTGGTTCAGCATCGTCACTGTGCCAGCGTTTAAGATGCTTACGGAAACCAGAGTAACTTTTGAACTCCAAAGAGAAACCATCCTGTGCGCACAAATTTAACTTCTTGCCAGGATACAAGCCATGTAAAAGTTTAAGGTGCTGTATCAGGTAACTTCCTGAACTATGAAGTGACTTACAAACATAGCACCTAAACATGATCATTCATCAGCTTTGCTCTCAGTTCTCTTACTTTAGGGGACTCTCTGGTACTTCCCACGTCGATGTTGTACACCGTGGTCTGAAGGAAGGTGAACATTGTGTGGAGACTCTCATCATAGCTCAAACTGAAAACAAAATGGACCTTGAAGAGCTCGTCGAATGCCGCCAGAGAAGTGTTTCCTTGGCAAGGAATTAGCTTCTTATCCATGACGATGTAGTAGTTGCTGATGGCTTTCTTGTGGAGTCCTGAAGCAAGCAGATATGGCTGTCGACGGTCATCTGCATCAAGGTGCTCATCAAGGCTCTGGCATGACTAGAAgtaacagagaagaagaagaagaaaaaagaaaaaatgcatcAAGATCATGTTCAAATGTATTACATTTCCTTTCAGGGACAAAACTgtgtacacaatcacacaccttGTGAAATTTCAGGGACAACACTGTATAGAGAAATCACACCATGTGAAATTTCAGGGACAACACCAGGGGTGTagccagaaataataaaacaggtgggcccagaaaaaaacggacgggcccaacccgaaaacatgtaggtagatattataatatcgtgctcaaaaatgaATCATAgcaatcacagaagatgaaccagacttttgacaaaatgattaattatcgctcagtgctatgccattaattatagttcagtgaggcaacagttgactgtcaagtgtgaatggggtgggcttggatgtcaggtgggcgggcccaggcccacccctggctacgcctatggacaacactgtatacagtacacagataTCACACACCTTGTGAAACACCACGAGATTGTCCATTGCTCGACTTGTGCTGATCTTGTAGGTCCTCTTCCTCCCAGTAGACTGAGGTGACAGGATGTGCAAGAGCAGGAGTAGTGTGGACATATCACTGTCCCATCCTGAATTGAGGGTAGGGTTTGAAGGTGAGGCATACAACAATAATGAACATTATTAGGCATGCAAAAGAGACTCTACAATATGAAAGTCCAAACCGCATTTCATTTGTGTAAAGACATGAAAAATGaactaataaataaatagatcaacccattttagcctgatgactcgtgttGTTTgagctttggtgcctggagacatatacgctgcattcagggtcTTGGGATTTTAACTTTttcaataaaaatgtgggtatgtaacagctgaatgaacacattcttatgcaagatgagggtttaaatgcaacttatttaaggTTTTTTGTGCATCAGAGggaagatatttaggtttttataggctgacggcaaccttcccaacaagggcttaggcattcagcatgtGTTTTTTGCGGGCTCTTTAGACATcaatgggttgggggggggggggggggattgtgtgtgtgaagaattgTTACCTTGCAAGTTGTCTGCAGATGACAACACTGGCTCCTCCCTGGCCGACTGCAACAGTCGCTGCAACAGTGGTGTTTGGGCAAGTGACGATGCTTCTTTGATGAGCTTGGGCTTGTAGGAAGGCCACCTTTCAAGAAGCCTGGTGGATATCTCTGATCCAAAAAGGAGGCTGAAATCTTGAAGAACCTACAGTACGACATGAAAGAATACAAATtagaactacattacattacacagagcagATGTAAAGGAATATGCAAAGCAAGAAATAAGTAAGAGGTACAGAATACAACAATATATAGCCTAGTAGCGCAGGTAACAATGAGTTGAGATGTGTAGCTCTCAAAGTGTTGTTGCAACCTTCTGAAGGGTAGAGCATTTAATGTTATAGTCATTTACTtcaagaatgtatgctgcccattcacaaatgtgtttCTTCTGTATATTTCCCGTCACCACCAATGTCTTGGTATTCATTATAAATTTGAGacacaagtaaaaaaaatagtTAATTGCCtaaacttagtaaatattcataaaaatatgAAGAGCCAGCATACATTGAGAATAAACGACTAAAATTAAATTTTACCTTGTTTGAGAATCGACCCTTACATAAAATGGTCAATATTAAACAATATAATTAGCAATACCACTTACCAATCCTTTCGTGTCCAATAATCTTGGGAAAACCGACAGAACACTGGCCGAAGTGTCTGGGCTGTGGATAAGTTTCTGTCTATATGCGAAGGTTTCGCGCATCTTCTGGAAGATGATGTCATTGTCATTCGTGTGCGTCATGAGGGAAATGGCCTCCTTGCACGATTCATCCTGCTCACCGCCCTGGCCGATGTCCCTGGCGCATGTCGGTCCTCCTGTCATAGCCTTGGGGTTATTTGGAGTTGGAGAGTGAAGCTTCGTCTTCCTCTGGATCGTCTTCAGCCGCCAGGCCAGGAAACCCGACCCACTTTGGGCATCATAGAAGTGTTCCTAACGAAGGATTACAGAACCACTGTTAGGCCAGATaactgtcattattattattttttttaaatcctttgcctatgtcacaaccactggctcgttagtggctgtaacatgaagggagaccacaccgatttgtacattttaaccaaaagaatctttatttacaaagtgtatcagttatcagtaatgtcaattaaccaaagagtgtatcagtaaatgagtgttgtccaaaagggtgcaagtgtggtgcaagTCCCGGCTGTCGTAGGCCTGACCATACGGTCGCCTCACGAATGTGCCtgtggggatgagagagagagagagagagagagcatgctgatgggaggccttttataggccgcccaatcagcagccctctaAGAGGTTGTACGTCTTGTCAGACCAGCTCCACCTGCGGGTCGGAGGACTAAAGTGCCCCAAACACTAACCGGCAGAGCCGGGCATGACATCCCCCCCCTTAAAAACAGAGGCCCATGCTAATGGGTCTCTGAAGCACCATcaacaaaaatagaaaacaaaacacaTGAAAATGACAGTAGCCGCCGCAGCCCACACAATTCAAAACCCCCCCGATGCCCCTCAGCCACCCCAGACCAACCTGATCCAGAACCATCCCAAACACCCTCCTTCCCCTCCGACCTTCCCTGCACCCAGCAAATCCTGGTACCCGGACAGCAACCTTTAAGGGAAACAGAAAAGGCTCAGGTTAGGAAAGAGTGAGGATGGCTAAACCTCCTGGTCCAGAGCCCGAGAGAGCGCATCGGCCATCACGTTTTCCACCCCGCGAATGTGGCGGATCAACAGGTGGAATGGCTGCAAAAACAGTGCCCAGCGTAGGAGCCGCTGGTTGGTGGACCCCTTCAAGGATTGAAGAAAAGTGAGAGGGTTGTGGTCCGAATAGACCACAATAGGATGAAGACCCCCTCCCACATAGACTTCAAAATGTTGCAGCGCCCAGATTAACGCCAAGGCCTCCTTTTCAATAACAGAATAATTGAATTGGTGTTTGTtaaacttttttgaaaaatagCAAACCGGCCTGGCTACATCACCCTCATCAGCCTGCAGGAGGACCGCACCTGCTCCCACCTGGCTTGCATCCACCTGCAGCTGGAATGGCTGATCTAGTTTGGGTGCAGCCAGGACCGGAGCCGATGTTAACAAGAGCTTTGCGTTCTGAAAGGCCTGCTGACACTCCTCCGACCAAATGAATTTGGCGCCACCCTTCAACAAATTGGTCAGAGGAGATACAACAGTCGAAAAATTGCAACAAAAATTCCTATAATAGCCGATCATGCCGAGGAACCGCATAAGTTCTTTCTTCGTTGCAGGCGCAGGGAAATCATCAATAGCTGCCACCTTTGCGTTAACCGGGCGCACCATCCCCTGGCCGACTACTTTACCCAAATAGACGACGGTGGCGCGCGCAAACTCACATTTTGCTAAATTTACTGTGAGGTTTGCTGCCACCAACCTCTGGAAAAGCGCTCGAATGCGGGTCAGATGTTCGTCCCAACTGTCCGAATGACAAACGACGTCGTCCAAATAAACCGCGCACCCCTGCAGCCCCCCAACGACCCTATTCATGAGCCGTTGGAAGGTTGCAGGGGCATTCCGCAAACCGAAGCTCATGCGAGTGTATGAGTACAACCCAGAGGACGTAATAAACGCAGAGATCTCCTGCGCTCTCTGTGTCAAAGGCACCTGATAGTAACCTTTAAGTAAATCAAATTTGCTAACATAACGAGCACTCCCAACCTGGTCCACACAGTCTTCGATACGTGGCAACGGAAAAGAGTCTGGTCTCGTCACGGCATTTACTTTCCTATAATCAGTGCAGAATCTATAGGTGTTGTCTGATTTTTTAACCAGTAGACATGGCGATGCCCAACTGGAGTAAGATGGCTTGGCGAGACCATGATCAAGCAGATACTGTACACTGTCCTCCATACTCTTCTGTTTATCGGGAGCCACTCGATAAAATCTTTGTCGTATTGGGCGGGCACCCTGTGTGTCAATGTCATGCTCAATTAGTGTGGTACAGGTTGGAGTGTcggaaaacaaaggcaaaaactcAAAAATTAAATCCGACAACTGTTTACGCTGTACCCCACTTAAATGACCCAGGAGACTATCTAGCTCCTTTAACTGCTGAGTATTATCCAAGCGCCCATGTAACACTGAATCGTCAGGTGCGCGCACTTCGTCTGAAGCTGCCACCTCCGGCCAGTTGTGCGGCTCCCCAACCCCAACGACTAGACCCACTGGACTCGCAGCAATCCCACCCGCCTTGTCGGAACCTGCAGAATGGTAAGGCTTGAGTAAATTCACATGACACAGTTGCTGTGATCGTTTACGATCAGGAGTTGACAGTAGATAATTGAGATCTGACACTTGGCTCATAACAGTAAATGGACCAGAGTATTTAGCTGTAAATGGTGACCCCGGAATGGGCAGCAAAGCTAAAACTTGATCACCCGGATTGAAAACTCTGATCTTCGCTTTACGGTCATAACGCAGCTTCATTTTCACCTGAGCTTTAGTCAAATGCTCTGTCGCCTCTTTCCATGCAAGCAACAGCCTACGACGAAAACCATCTACATACTCAGTGAAACTGGCGGGAGTGTTCTGCAGATCCAGCTTGGCGTTTGAAACAGACAGTGAGGTCCGGACTTTGTGGCCAAAGACTAGGTCATTTGGACTAAAACCAGTGCTTTCTTGAACTACACCACGCGCAGACAACAAGAGCCATGGCAACGCCTCCTCCCAATCCCTCCGCATCTCAACACAGTAAGCGCGCAAGAGAGACTTCAACGTGGCATGCCAGCGCTCCAATGCCCCCTGACTCTGTGCGTGATAAGCGCTGCTCAAATTGTGTTTCACCTGCATCGACTTCAACGCTGCAGCAAATGTTCTGGAGGTAAAGTTAGAGCCTCTGTCGCTCTGAATTACCTTTGGAATGCCAAAGACAGAAATGAATTGAGACAAACACTTCAATATTGACCTTGTGGTAATTGTTCTCAAGGCATACGCTGCAGGATAACGAGTGGCCTGGCACATGATGGTAAAGAGGTACACACAACCAGATTTAGAAGGGGGTAGTGGACCTACACAATCAATAATGAGATGCTCAAATGGTGTGCCAACAGACGGAATAGGTTGAAGTGGTGCAGGTTTAATGGGAGTACTCTGTTTCGCAACCTGGCAAACATGACATGCTTTGACAAATCTAGATACATGGCGTTTCATCCGTGGCCAGTAAAAATGTTCCAAAAGACGTCGGTAGGTTTTCTTAACTCCAAAATGCCCAGACTCTGCTCCATGGGCTGTTTTCAAAATCAAATCACGGTATTTGTCAGGTACCATCACTTGAATCACCTGACCTGCCACTTCAGGATCAACACCTGGCAACCACGTATGCAGCAAAACGCCATTCTGAATGAAGTAACCCATCGTTGGATCAGTAGAAGCTAAAGCAAAATATTTCTCAAAGCTCTGATCATTCTTTTGTGCCTCAATTAAATCTTGACATGACAGAGGTTCAGGCAGCTCAGGAACAAAAATAGGCACAGACTTGGATACATCCGACGATTGCGCATGCGCGCGAGACATGGCCCTAGTCACAGCGCAAGCAGTAAACACTTCTGGGAATTCTTGACAACACGCGTCTGGCTCCTCTACAGATAGCGGTACAGGTGTAACAACTGGAGGCGGAGAAACTAAACACCCACCCAAATTGTTCCCCAGAATTACATGGATATCCTGCATAGGCAGCGACGGTCTCACAGCAATAGTTACCTCCCCATTCACAAATCCTGAACACAAGTGAATTTTGTGCAACGGTACAGAAAATGACTGCATGCCTATTCCTCTAATCAAAACACATTTCCCAGTGTCAGATGCTGTGGAAAATGGCAAAACTGCTCCAGAAATGAAACTCTCAGATGCCCCAGTGTCTCTTAAGATTTTAACTGGAACTTTTTGTGTCTCTCCAACCAATGACACCCAACCATCACTAATGAATGGAGCGAAATCAGACGCAGCTGACTCTGATTGCGTCTGCTCGTCTGCCACAGATGCGCAATCTTCAATCACTTGCTCACAATCAACTTCCAAACGAGGTAACGGGGTTAGATCAGAGACGCCAAAATCAACTGGATGCACAACAGAAACACACCCAGCTGCCTTGGCATTAGATTTACGGCCTTTCAACAGCGGGCAGTCCTTTTTCCAATGTCCCTCCTGCAAACAGTAATGACATTTATCCGTCGCACTTGGGCGAGATTTGCTACTTCCATTGTCAAATTTAGGAACATTACTGGAATTGCCATAATTGGATCGATTTGAACTACGACCATAACGAGGAGGAGAACGTTGTGGAGGAGAACGAGCAGGATCATAACGTTGGTGGCTATTATACCGTGGAGGACTGCTGTAAGGCTTACGTTTATGAGTCAATACAAAGGTATCAGCAAGCGAGGCTGCCTCCTCCACTGACTTTGCCTTTTGCTCATTAATGTAGGTTGCAATTCGATCTGGTACAATGTTCTTAAACTGCTCCAAAATCAACAAATCACGCAAGTCTTCGTAAGTTGAGACAGACTCAGAAGTAAGCCACCGGTTAAAATAAGTACTCAATTCTCTTGCCACTTCAGCATGAGTCTGATTATCACGTTTACGCCAGTTTCTGAAACGTTGTCTGTAAGCTTCTGGATtcagttcataacatttcaagACCGCTTTTTTCACCTCAGCATACTTGTGCCTATCAACAGATGTTAATGCCAAGTATGCCTCCCGTGCGCGTCCTACTAGTACAGTTTGCAAAAGCACCGTTCTatcctcttcactccacttttTATCAGAGGCCATTTGTTCAAACAGCGAGAAAAATACGTCTGGATCACGTTCATCAAACTTTGGCACGTACTTAACCATGCTATCCATACTTGACCCGGACAGATTTCCACTAATCTTACCTTCTGACATTAGTTTCAAACGATCCTGTTCAACTTTAATTTTCTCAAGCTGCACTGTAAGGTCCATTTCACCTTTTTTCAAATCCACTTCTTTTTGAAATTTAAGTTTTTCCATCTCTGCTTGCTGTTGCAACTCTCGTTCCAATTTAAGTTTTTCCACATCTGCTTGCTGTTGCAATTTAAGCTTTTCCAGTTCAAACAGACGTTCTTTCTCCTTAGCCTGTTGCGCCCACTCAAATTCAAgtgccttcatctctctctgttgctcaaaAGTCAGTATGCCTACCCTCTCTGACTGCACAGGCTCTGACATACCTTTCACATGAGAGTCACCACCTTTTCCTGAATGCAAAATGCCCTGCTCACACAAAAACTCGTGAATGGAGTCACGCAAGGCTCCCTTCTTACCAGTTTTAATGGCTGACGACAATTCCATGCCATACTTTTCTGCCAATTGCAACAATTGTTCCTTATTAAGGGCATACAACAATTTCTCAGATGGTGCTTCCACAAAAGCCTCCATCCTGCTCAACCCAGGCCGTCAGTACCAATCTGGCTACTGTACCAAACCAAAAATGAAACTACTGAAAAAAACAGTCAAATCAAAACTAGCTCTACTTAAGCTaggctctctctccccaaccaaTCCAACCAGGTCTCTAAAACATTACAgttatgttaacacagcaaacTAACCTCGGAGCATCCCCCTAAACATTTTCCCCCCACTAGACTAATCTATTTTCACACAGAGCCCGAGGACGAGGATCATTTACTCACCAATACCTGTGGAGACGTACCATCCCGACAAAGCCGATTCAGCCGTTTCTCCAAGGCGGTGCCCTCGCCCAGGCTCTGTGACAGCAGGAACCTAGAACCCGTACTAGATGGGGATAAAGGCAGCAGCTCCTCAGAGGTTGAATGCAATGCTACAAACTGCAATGAAACTAAACCAAGATGGCTGGAACAACCAATTCAGTCTTACCTACACTTGCACGGTCAACCAAAACCCAAAAGCACAAATCAGTATAGGCCCCCCCAATTAACTAACTGATAACAGGCCCCAATTGACTATCAGCAGTTCACAATTAGTAACTCAGCTCTACTCACCTTCCTACGCTCCAAAAGCCAGTAGAAGGAATACTTGTTGCCAAATACACAATACAAAGAGCTCTACGCACCTTCCTACGCTGCCATAGCCAGTAGAAGGAATTACCATAGCCTAAAGTTACTACCAAAGATCGGATGAGCCCCCAtatgtcacaaccactggctcgttagtggctgtaacatgaagggagaccacaccgatttgtacattttaaccaaaagaatctttatttacaaagtgtatcagttatcagtaatgtgaattaaccaaagagtgtatcagTAAATGGGTGTTGTCCCaaagggtgcaagtgtggtgcaagTCCCGGCTGTCGTAGGCCTGACCATACGGTCGCCTCACGAATGTGCCtgtggggatgagagagagagagagagagcatgctgatgggaggccttttataggccgcccaatcagcagccctctaAGAGGTTGTACGTCTTGTCAGACCAGCTCCACCTGCGGGTCGGAGGACTAAAGTGCCCCAAACACTAACCGGCAGAGCCGGGCATGACACCTATTTTGTTTGGTAGCAGGTTGGGGTTGATAAAGTGTGACTTGACTTCTCAACCTACACTATTAGGTACACTGCCACTTGCATCATCACACATTCCATCGCATACAAACGTCAACACAGACCTCTTTAAACCATAACATCTGCTGGCATCACTGACGTTAAACAGAATCAACACACTGAGAAGAACATATTACAATACATTCTTTATCAATGTCCAAATTGAAATGGCAGTCACCATGAAAAATTGCAAAAAGTTTCCTTCAACTTACATAGCCTTTCCTAGACAATGGGTCTTTCAGAGATGGGAACAAGGTTATGATACCAAGGGCATATTTCTCCCTTGTCAGCCGTTGTGGAACTCTCCTGAAAAACAGTGAAAATTGCAATAATATTAGAATACTAGAAAGACAATGTAAATGAAGGACTGATG contains:
- the LOC134464715 gene encoding uncharacterized protein LOC134464715, producing MILKVKYLNVKKYIKIPEPCMDLLMAEVRQKFSIPEGKNLTVTDDGGTEVDADVFPELVSNDLCFVIHDADSGEFSLSESSSLTDTCSLTSSQDSMAEVSLCKQARLEEELLQSVPARDLVKKVLLDKPGGAAVLKEYADTGSICDSSRRQMVNILAAHMTETEGRVPQRLTREKYALGIITLFPSLKDPLSRKGYEHFYDAQSGSGFLAWRLKTIQRKTKLHSPTPNNPKAMTGGPTCARDIGQGGEQDESCKEAISLMTHTNDNDIIFQKMRETFAYRQKLIHSPDTSASVLSVFPRLLDTKGLVLQDFSLLFGSEISTRLLERWPSYKPKLIKEASSLAQTPLLQRLLQSAREEPVLSSADNLQGWDSDMSTLLLLLHILSPQSTGRKRTYKISTSRAMDNLVVFHKSCQSLDEHLDADDRRQPYLLASGLHKKAISNYYIVMDKKLIPCQGNTSLAAFDELFKVHFVFSLSYDESLHTMFTFLQTTVYNIDVGSTRESPKVRELRAKLMNDHV